In one Arenibacter antarcticus genomic region, the following are encoded:
- a CDS encoding TonB-dependent receptor plug domain-containing protein, whose protein sequence is MKCLVNMQRTVVTIVFFLFYGAWGQEIIILDEDDHQPIVNVMVYNSDRSKTALSDFDGKCDLTQFNLNERITFRHIGYQITKATKTHLVKKGVLYLSLNAEQLDGVVMSISKWEQQRKDIPQKIAVINAQNIAFTAPQTSADLLSNSGKVFVQKSQLGGGSPMIRGFATNRLLISVDGVRMNNAIFRSGNVQNIISLDPFTIRNTEVIFGPGSVIYGSDAIGGVMNFYTQNPQFSTKDSLLVLGSGNYRYSSANNENTFHVDFNLGKKKWAFFSSLTYNSFEDLRMGSHGPTSYLRDKLVVTRNGEDFVEQNKEPKVQHPTAYDQINLMQKLAYKPNNNWDINLGLFYSETSDYARYDRLIRPSKDGAGLRSAEWYYGPQKWFMGNLQFYQNGQGKFYDGLKITTAYQNFKESRNDRGFQDAIRYATQENVDALSANVDFENKRMGNFRLYYGSEYVYNKIGSQGSQLDLDNYSTIASASRYPDGSSWQTLAGYISGELKAKPNFTLSSGLRYSHVWIDAIFDNTFHPFPFKNADLSTGALTGSIGFSWFPKTDLQLTLNGSTGFRAPNIDDIGKIFDSEPGAVVVPNPDLEPEYAYNIEMGIQKNFSDRFTFKGAAFYTYLVDALVRRDYQFNGNSEIEYNGEISRVQAVQNAAMAYVYGFELGLEAYLTENLSLSSNFTITEGEEEEDDGSHSPGRHVAPTFGDVHLVWKNQKLKTDLFVNFNGEISNGDMAISERSKSYIYAQDANGNPYSPAWYTLNLRSQYQISQPLKIMLHLENMTDQRYRSYSSGIVAPGINLIMGAAYTF, encoded by the coding sequence ATGAAGTGTTTAGTTAATATGCAAAGGACTGTAGTTACCATTGTTTTTTTTCTTTTTTACGGTGCTTGGGGGCAGGAAATTATAATTTTGGACGAGGATGATCATCAGCCCATCGTCAATGTTATGGTTTATAATTCCGATAGATCCAAAACTGCCTTGTCCGACTTTGATGGGAAATGTGATCTCACCCAATTTAATTTGAATGAGCGTATAACCTTTAGGCATATCGGCTATCAGATTACAAAGGCTACAAAGACACACCTAGTTAAGAAGGGAGTACTATATCTGTCATTGAACGCTGAGCAATTGGATGGGGTGGTAATGTCCATTTCCAAATGGGAACAACAACGGAAAGATATTCCTCAAAAAATAGCGGTGATAAACGCCCAAAATATTGCATTTACGGCACCACAAACTTCGGCAGACCTATTAAGTAATAGCGGGAAAGTCTTTGTGCAGAAGAGTCAACTTGGAGGCGGTAGTCCCATGATACGGGGTTTCGCGACAAATAGGTTGTTGATTTCCGTTGATGGGGTGCGTATGAACAACGCCATATTCAGGAGTGGAAATGTGCAAAATATTATCTCTTTGGACCCTTTTACCATTCGAAATACCGAAGTTATATTTGGGCCTGGATCGGTGATTTACGGGTCTGATGCCATTGGAGGAGTGATGAATTTTTATACCCAAAATCCGCAATTTTCAACAAAGGACAGCTTGTTAGTTTTGGGGAGTGGAAATTACAGATACTCCTCGGCCAACAATGAAAATACTTTTCATGTGGATTTTAATCTTGGCAAAAAAAAATGGGCCTTTTTCTCTAGCCTTACCTATAATAGTTTTGAGGATCTTAGAATGGGTTCCCACGGTCCCACTTCATATCTACGGGACAAGCTCGTAGTTACTCGAAATGGAGAAGATTTTGTGGAACAAAACAAGGAACCCAAGGTGCAGCATCCTACGGCCTACGATCAAATTAATTTAATGCAGAAGCTGGCGTACAAACCCAACAATAATTGGGATATCAATCTGGGCTTATTTTATTCCGAAACTTCTGATTATGCTAGGTATGACCGTCTTATTAGACCTTCTAAGGATGGAGCAGGGCTGCGTTCGGCAGAATGGTATTACGGCCCTCAAAAATGGTTTATGGGGAACCTTCAGTTTTATCAGAATGGCCAAGGTAAATTCTATGACGGACTAAAGATAACTACTGCCTACCAAAATTTTAAAGAGAGTAGGAACGATCGTGGATTTCAGGATGCTATCCGATATGCTACTCAAGAAAATGTAGATGCTTTAAGCGCCAATGTGGACTTCGAAAATAAAAGAATGGGCAATTTTCGGTTGTATTATGGAAGTGAGTATGTGTACAATAAAATTGGATCCCAAGGCAGTCAATTAGATCTTGACAATTATAGTACTATAGCGTCGGCTTCAAGATATCCTGACGGGTCTAGTTGGCAGACTTTGGCGGGGTACATAAGTGGGGAGCTAAAGGCAAAGCCTAATTTCACCCTTTCCTCGGGCTTGCGCTATAGTCATGTTTGGATAGATGCTATTTTTGACAATACGTTTCACCCTTTTCCTTTCAAAAATGCCGATTTAAGTACCGGTGCCTTAACTGGTAGCATTGGATTTAGTTGGTTTCCCAAAACCGATCTTCAGCTTACCCTTAATGGTTCTACCGGGTTTCGGGCGCCAAATATAGATGATATTGGTAAGATTTTTGATTCCGAACCAGGGGCTGTGGTAGTGCCTAATCCCGATTTGGAACCAGAGTATGCCTATAATATTGAAATGGGGATCCAAAAAAACTTTAGTGATCGATTTACCTTTAAAGGTGCTGCATTTTATACTTATCTAGTAGATGCACTGGTGCGACGCGATTACCAATTTAATGGGAATAGTGAAATAGAGTACAACGGAGAAATCAGTAGGGTGCAGGCCGTACAGAACGCTGCAATGGCCTATGTCTATGGCTTTGAGCTTGGACTTGAAGCGTATTTGACCGAAAACCTTTCCCTTTCTTCCAACTTTACCATAACCGAGGGAGAAGAAGAGGAGGATGATGGGTCACATTCCCCGGGAAGACATGTGGCGCCAACTTTTGGGGATGTCCATCTGGTTTGGAAGAACCAAAAATTAAAAACCGATCTATTTGTGAATTTTAACGGTGAAATTTCTAATGGAGATATGGCGATTTCGGAAAGGAGTAAGAGCTATATCTACGCGCAGGATGCCAATGGTAATCCCTATTCTCCGGCTTGGTATACGTTAAACCTTCGTTCCCAATATCAGATTTCCCAGCCATTAAAAATAATGCTGCACCTAGAGAATATGACGGATCAAAGATATCGTTCCTATTCCTCAGGAATCGTAGCTCCTGGAATTAACTTAATAATGGGTGCAGCGTATACATTTTAG
- the recO gene encoding DNA repair protein RecO — protein MNEKIYTMQITTKAIVLTSIKYGESSLIVKMYTLSSGMRTYMLKGVLASKKGKLKAAYFQPLAQLEVVAVHRDKGTLEHLKEVRLSYHYQSLHTQIAKNALSFFLAEMIANSIHEEESNEALFNFIQASLQWLDSNNEHANFHLYFLLTLSKYLGFYPDVKNTDFPCFDLLEGEFVKVPSLNPILEGRELFYFKSLLGTNFDSLEGIKLGKNDRKNLLKNLVLYYELHLQGFKKPKTIAVLNEVFS, from the coding sequence TTGAACGAGAAAATATATACCATGCAGATTACTACGAAGGCCATTGTTTTAACATCCATAAAATATGGGGAATCTAGCCTGATCGTTAAGATGTATACGCTTTCCAGTGGGATGCGGACCTATATGTTAAAAGGTGTTCTTGCCTCTAAAAAAGGTAAGTTGAAAGCCGCGTATTTTCAACCCTTGGCGCAGTTAGAAGTTGTTGCTGTGCATAGGGATAAAGGAACCTTGGAACACTTGAAGGAGGTTAGGCTAAGTTATCATTACCAGAGCTTACATACCCAAATTGCAAAAAATGCACTGAGCTTTTTTTTGGCTGAAATGATTGCGAACAGCATTCATGAGGAGGAGTCGAACGAAGCCCTTTTTAATTTTATTCAAGCCTCTTTGCAATGGTTGGATAGCAATAATGAACATGCGAATTTTCACCTGTATTTTTTATTGACCCTAAGCAAGTATTTGGGGTTTTATCCCGATGTGAAAAATACGGATTTCCCTTGCTTTGATCTATTGGAAGGGGAGTTTGTGAAAGTACCTTCATTAAACCCAATTTTGGAGGGAAGGGAATTATTTTATTTTAAAAGCCTCTTGGGCACAAATTTTGATAGCTTAGAAGGGATCAAACTCGGTAAAAACGACCGAAAGAATCTCTTAAAAAACCTTGTGCTTTATTATGAGCTACATTTACAGGGGTTTAAAAAACCAAAAACGATAGCGGTGTTAAATGAAGTGTTTAGTTAA
- a CDS encoding TraR/DksA C4-type zinc finger protein — protein sequence MGDDLKVRYADKDLSEFKVLIEEKIDKAKSHLDLLRSSYMNDGNNGTDDTSPTFKAFEEGSETMSKEANTQLAIRQEKFIRDLKNALLRIENKTYGICRVTGKLISKERLKLVPHATLSIEAKNMQS from the coding sequence ATGGGCGATGATTTAAAAGTACGGTACGCAGATAAGGATTTAAGCGAATTTAAAGTACTGATTGAGGAAAAAATTGACAAAGCAAAAAGTCACCTAGATTTGCTTAGAAGTTCATATATGAATGATGGGAATAATGGTACAGATGATACCTCGCCCACATTTAAGGCTTTTGAGGAAGGTTCTGAGACTATGAGCAAAGAAGCAAACACGCAACTGGCAATCCGTCAGGAAAAGTTTATTAGGGATTTAAAAAATGCCTTGTTGCGGATTGAAAACAAAACCTACGGGATCTGTCGTGTGACAGGAAAATTAATTAGCAAGGAGCGACTAAAATTAGTGCCCCATGCCACCCTGAGTATTGAAGCAAAAAACATGCAGTCCTAA
- a CDS encoding DUF4382 domain-containing protein has protein sequence MNVRSNYFKNSGLMLIAVMAMVSCDKSDDSAMEGESYNTSFEITDAPIDNADVKAVFVTIANVSVDGKSLEGFSATTINLAALVDGKTEVLGNLDLQARSYSNIVFELDFEKDVAGNSPGCYVKKANGEKDALVASSNKISINDTFEVLAQSKNVIVVDFDLRKTIRDEKSNFTSDFNFVTMTELSAGIRTVNAELTGKISGTVNDSKNTSDKIIVYAYKKGTFNADVESKGKGESSVTFANAVTSAEVKGLSGSYSLDFLKEGEYELIFASYKEDQESGLYFNSLLEVESATGINVGAISVTSTLKLSANVTIIGSK, from the coding sequence ATGAACGTAAGGAGCAATTATTTTAAGAATTCAGGATTGATGTTAATAGCTGTAATGGCAATGGTATCATGTGATAAAAGTGATGATTCGGCCATGGAGGGAGAATCGTACAATACAAGTTTTGAAATTACAGATGCCCCCATTGATAATGCCGATGTAAAAGCTGTTTTTGTGACTATTGCCAATGTTTCGGTGGACGGAAAATCTTTGGAAGGATTTAGTGCTACCACAATAAATTTGGCTGCTTTGGTTGATGGTAAAACAGAAGTATTGGGTAATTTGGACTTACAGGCAAGATCCTACTCCAATATCGTATTTGAATTGGATTTTGAAAAGGATGTAGCTGGTAATTCTCCTGGTTGCTATGTGAAAAAGGCAAATGGAGAAAAGGATGCTTTGGTTGCGTCTTCCAACAAAATAAGTATTAACGATACCTTTGAGGTTCTTGCCCAATCCAAAAATGTTATTGTTGTGGATTTTGATCTTAGAAAAACGATCAGGGACGAGAAAAGCAACTTTACCAGCGACTTTAACTTTGTGACTATGACCGAGCTTTCTGCCGGAATTAGAACTGTAAACGCCGAGCTTACGGGAAAGATTTCTGGAACTGTGAACGATTCTAAAAACACTTCGGACAAAATTATTGTTTATGCCTATAAGAAGGGAACTTTCAACGCTGATGTTGAGTCTAAAGGTAAAGGAGAAAGTAGTGTAACTTTTGCTAACGCAGTAACCAGTGCAGAGGTAAAGGGACTTAGTGGGTCTTATAGTTTAGACTTCCTAAAAGAGGGAGAATATGAGCTTATCTTTGCTTCCTATAAAGAGGATCAAGAAAGCGGGTTATATTTTAATTCCTTATTGGAAGTGGAGTCGGCCACAGGCATAAATGTAGGAGCTATTAGCGTTACTTCTACCCTAAAATTAAGTGCCAATGTTACCATTATTGGATCTAAGTAA
- the ileS gene encoding isoleucine--tRNA ligase codes for MKFAEYKGLDLPKVAEEILHFWKENTVFEKSVTSREGKESFVFYEGPPSANGLPGIHHVMARTIKDIFPRYKTMKGFQVKRKAGWDTHGLPIELGVEKELGITKEDIGTKISVEDYNAACKKAVMRYTDVWNSMTEKVGYWVDMEDPYVTYKSKYMESVWWLLKQIYEKGLIYKGYTIQPYSPKAGTGLSSHELNQPGTYQDVTDTTVVAQFKIRKETLNGVFDGLDNEAFFLAWTTTPWTLPSNTALTVGSKIDYVAVRTFNQYTFEPIDVVLAKSLVGKQFSGKFFAAKSEEDFANYTSKDKKIPYQIIGEAKGADLVGVRYEQLLDYVLPYQNPENAFRVISGDFVTTEDGTGIVHTAPTFGADDALVAKQAVPVVPPMLVLDANNNPVPLVDLQGKFRPELQELAGKYVKNEYYEDGEAPERSVDVEIAIKLKEDNRAFKVEKYVHSYPNCWRTDKPVLYYPMDSWFIKVTDVKERMFDLNQTINWKPKATGEGRFGNWLANANDWNLSRSRYWGIPLPIWRNEDGSEQLFVGSVAELKEEMKKAVDAGVLKEDIFKDFVVGDMSEENYDKIDLHKNIVDQIILVSPSGKPMKRESDLIDVWFDSGSMPYAQWHYPFENKDLIDQGKTFPADFIAEGVDQTRGWFYTMHAIATLVFDSVAYKNVVSNGLVLDREGKKMSKRLGNAIDPFETMDEFGPDATRWYMITNANPWDNLKFDVEGIAEVKRKFFGTLYNTYSFFALYTNIDGFDYSETDIPLKDRPEIDQWVLSELHSLIRTVDEAYGDYEPTRATRAISEYVQENLSNWYVRLSRRRFWKGDYQQDKISAYQTLYTCLETVAKLSAPVAPFYMDRLYKDLTDATGKEPFESVHLAEFPKYDPTMVNKELESKMAKAQTITSLVLSIRQKEKIKVRQPLQKIMIPVLDDKQRSEIEAVADLIKTEVNVKEIELLDDASGILVKQIKPNFKTLGPKYGKDMKLIAAEVAKLDQDDILKIEQDGEILLQINNKSINLQLGDVEISSQDIEGWLVASSGALTVALDVSINEDLRKEGIARELVNRIQNLRKESGFEVTDRIDITLLKNGFVQAAVESNIAYIKTETLAAELKFEESLDNGIEISFDEVNTRLFIVKH; via the coding sequence ATGAAGTTTGCAGAATATAAGGGATTAGATTTACCAAAAGTAGCAGAAGAGATTTTACACTTCTGGAAGGAGAATACTGTTTTTGAAAAAAGTGTTACTTCACGGGAAGGCAAGGAGAGCTTTGTTTTTTACGAAGGCCCCCCGTCTGCAAATGGGCTACCAGGGATACACCATGTAATGGCCCGTACTATAAAAGATATATTTCCACGGTACAAGACCATGAAAGGTTTTCAGGTAAAACGTAAGGCCGGTTGGGATACTCACGGTTTACCCATAGAATTAGGTGTGGAAAAGGAGTTGGGTATCACTAAGGAAGATATTGGTACCAAAATTTCTGTGGAGGATTATAATGCAGCTTGTAAGAAAGCGGTAATGCGTTATACGGATGTTTGGAATTCTATGACCGAAAAGGTAGGGTATTGGGTAGATATGGAAGATCCCTATGTCACCTATAAGTCCAAGTATATGGAATCTGTTTGGTGGTTGCTAAAACAGATCTATGAGAAAGGGCTTATCTACAAAGGATATACTATTCAACCCTATTCCCCAAAGGCTGGAACTGGTTTAAGTTCACATGAGCTCAATCAGCCGGGGACGTATCAGGATGTAACCGATACTACTGTTGTTGCCCAATTTAAAATTAGAAAGGAAACCTTGAATGGGGTCTTTGATGGGTTGGATAATGAGGCCTTCTTTTTGGCCTGGACCACCACTCCCTGGACATTGCCATCCAATACGGCACTTACTGTAGGGTCGAAGATCGATTATGTTGCCGTAAGGACTTTTAATCAATATACTTTTGAACCTATTGATGTTGTTCTGGCCAAATCCTTAGTAGGAAAACAGTTCAGCGGTAAATTTTTTGCTGCGAAAAGTGAAGAGGATTTTGCCAACTACACATCTAAAGACAAGAAAATTCCTTACCAAATTATTGGGGAGGCCAAAGGGGCTGACCTAGTGGGGGTAAGGTATGAGCAATTATTAGACTACGTACTACCTTATCAAAATCCGGAAAATGCTTTTAGGGTGATCTCGGGCGATTTTGTTACCACGGAAGATGGTACCGGAATTGTACATACTGCACCTACCTTTGGTGCTGATGATGCCCTTGTGGCCAAGCAAGCGGTTCCAGTGGTGCCGCCAATGTTGGTGTTGGATGCAAATAACAATCCAGTTCCATTGGTGGATCTACAGGGGAAGTTCCGACCAGAATTACAGGAATTGGCCGGAAAATACGTAAAAAACGAATATTACGAAGATGGCGAAGCCCCGGAAAGATCCGTAGATGTGGAGATTGCCATCAAACTAAAGGAAGATAATAGGGCCTTTAAGGTAGAAAAGTATGTGCATAGCTATCCTAATTGCTGGCGTACGGATAAACCTGTTCTGTATTATCCAATGGATTCTTGGTTTATTAAGGTTACCGATGTAAAAGAGCGAATGTTCGATCTAAACCAGACCATCAACTGGAAGCCCAAGGCTACTGGAGAGGGTAGGTTTGGAAATTGGTTGGCCAATGCCAATGATTGGAATCTTTCCCGCTCCCGATACTGGGGAATTCCCTTGCCTATTTGGAGAAATGAAGATGGTAGTGAGCAACTTTTTGTGGGGTCTGTGGCCGAGCTTAAAGAGGAAATGAAAAAGGCCGTGGATGCCGGGGTCCTAAAAGAAGATATTTTTAAGGATTTTGTGGTAGGGGATATGTCCGAGGAGAACTATGACAAAATAGACCTGCACAAGAATATTGTGGATCAGATTATTTTGGTTTCGCCATCCGGGAAACCTATGAAGCGCGAAAGCGACCTTATTGATGTATGGTTCGACAGTGGGTCTATGCCCTATGCCCAATGGCACTACCCTTTTGAGAATAAGGATTTAATAGATCAGGGCAAGACTTTTCCCGCCGATTTCATCGCAGAAGGGGTAGATCAAACAAGGGGATGGTTCTATACCATGCATGCAATAGCTACCTTGGTTTTTGACTCTGTTGCGTATAAAAACGTGGTTTCCAACGGCTTGGTATTGGATAGGGAAGGGAAAAAAATGTCTAAACGATTGGGAAATGCCATAGATCCTTTTGAGACTATGGATGAATTTGGTCCGGATGCCACCCGTTGGTACATGATTACCAATGCAAACCCATGGGATAATTTAAAGTTCGATGTGGAAGGGATTGCAGAAGTAAAACGAAAGTTTTTTGGCACCTTGTATAATACCTATTCCTTCTTTGCGCTTTATACTAATATTGACGGATTTGATTATTCAGAAACTGATATTCCGTTGAAGGATAGACCAGAGATCGATCAATGGGTCTTGTCAGAATTGCATTCGTTGATAAGAACGGTGGATGAGGCTTATGGCGATTACGAGCCTACGAGGGCTACGAGAGCCATATCGGAATACGTGCAGGAAAACCTTAGTAATTGGTATGTTCGCTTAAGTAGAAGACGTTTTTGGAAGGGAGATTATCAGCAAGATAAGATTTCGGCCTATCAAACACTTTATACCTGTTTGGAAACGGTTGCAAAATTATCGGCACCAGTGGCTCCTTTTTATATGGACCGACTTTATAAGGATTTGACCGATGCAACAGGAAAAGAACCGTTTGAAAGTGTACATTTGGCCGAATTCCCAAAGTACGATCCGACGATGGTGAACAAGGAATTGGAAAGTAAAATGGCAAAGGCGCAGACCATTACTTCATTGGTATTGTCTATACGGCAAAAAGAGAAGATCAAGGTGCGTCAACCGTTACAAAAGATAATGATACCTGTACTGGATGACAAACAAAGATCGGAAATAGAAGCGGTTGCGGATTTGATTAAAACTGAGGTTAATGTAAAAGAAATTGAGCTGTTGGATGATGCCTCAGGGATTTTGGTGAAACAAATAAAACCTAATTTTAAGACTTTAGGTCCTAAGTATGGGAAGGATATGAAGTTGATCGCTGCCGAAGTGGCCAAGTTGGATCAGGATGATATCTTGAAAATTGAACAAGATGGCGAAATATTGCTGCAGATTAATAATAAAAGCATTAATTTACAGCTTGGGGATGTAGAAATTTCCTCGCAAGATATAGAGGGTTGGTTGGTGGCTAGTTCAGGTGCATTAACAGTAGCCTTGGATGTATCTATCAATGAGGACCTAAGAAAAGAAGGTATTGCTAGGGAACTAGTGAATAGAATTCAAAACCTGAGAAAGGAATCAGGGTTTGAAGTGACTGATAGAATTGATATTACATTATTAAAAAATGGTTTTGTGCAAGCAGCAGTAGAAAGCAATATAGCCTATATTAAAACTGAGACACTTGCAGCGGAACTAAAATTTGAGGAAAGCTTGGACAATGGTATTGAGATTTCCTTTGATGAAGTAAATACCAGATTATTTATTGTAAAACACTAA
- a CDS encoding 5-formyltetrahydrofolate cyclo-ligase, with amino-acid sequence MLKKDLRLKYQERRENLSIQQLDDYSLAIANQLLKIPIWDFSYYHLFLSISEKKEIDTSMVLSILQGKDKNVVLPKMVDHQNLINYLLTDNSIIKKNHWNIPEPVDGIEVPPKKLDVIFIPLLAFDLQGNRVGYGKGFYDTLLKTCRPDIIKIGLSLFLAEDLISDSEPHDVPLDYCVTPDRIYSF; translated from the coding sequence ATGTTGAAAAAAGATTTGCGATTGAAATATCAAGAACGTCGCGAAAATCTTAGTATCCAGCAACTTGACGATTATAGTTTGGCCATTGCCAACCAACTTCTTAAAATCCCGATATGGGATTTTTCCTATTACCACCTATTCCTAAGTATTTCAGAGAAAAAAGAGATAGACACCAGTATGGTACTATCCATTTTACAAGGTAAGGATAAAAATGTGGTACTACCGAAAATGGTGGACCACCAAAATCTCATCAATTACCTACTGACTGATAACAGTATTATTAAAAAAAATCATTGGAACATTCCAGAACCGGTAGACGGGATTGAGGTTCCCCCAAAAAAGTTGGATGTTATCTTTATTCCCTTATTGGCTTTTGACCTTCAAGGCAACAGGGTAGGTTATGGCAAAGGTTTTTACGACACCTTATTAAAGACATGCAGACCAGATATTATAAAGATAGGACTATCCCTATTCTTGGCTGAGGACTTAATTTCGGACTCCGAACCTCATGATGTACCGTTGGATTATTGCGTTACTCCTGATCGGATATATTCGTTTTAG
- a CDS encoding lipoprotein signal peptidase produces the protein MTLKKSLFIIILILLIDQVSKIYIKTHFVLGESIDVFNWFKILFIENEGAAWGTKLSDIFPISDKVGKLILTIFRLFAIVGIGYWLFDTIKKNSSKTLIIAVSLIFAGALGNILDSVFYGMIFNDSYSQVATVFSAEPYGSIFHGKVVDMLYFPMIDVLWPDWVPFVGGNNFRFFEPVFNIADMAISTGVGILIVFNKKAFGHPINESKTNISDQE, from the coding sequence ATGACTTTAAAAAAATCGCTTTTCATTATAATTTTGATCCTCCTTATAGACCAGGTAAGCAAAATTTATATTAAGACCCATTTTGTTTTGGGAGAATCAATAGACGTATTTAATTGGTTCAAAATATTATTTATTGAGAATGAAGGGGCGGCCTGGGGCACCAAGTTAAGTGATATTTTCCCTATTTCTGATAAGGTTGGAAAACTGATACTGACCATTTTTAGATTGTTTGCGATTGTAGGAATAGGCTATTGGCTCTTTGATACCATAAAAAAGAATTCTTCTAAAACATTAATTATAGCAGTGTCTCTTATTTTTGCCGGGGCACTTGGTAATATCTTGGATTCAGTTTTTTACGGAATGATCTTTAACGACAGTTATTCCCAAGTGGCCACAGTTTTTTCAGCGGAGCCGTATGGGAGTATTTTTCATGGGAAAGTGGTAGATATGCTCTATTTCCCAATGATAGATGTGCTGTGGCCAGATTGGGTCCCGTTTGTAGGTGGAAATAATTTCCGTTTTTTTGAACCCGTTTTCAACATTGCAGATATGGCCATAAGTACTGGTGTAGGAATCTTGATCGTCTTCAATAAAAAAGCTTTTGGACATCCTATAAACGAGTCTAAAACGAATATATCCGATCAGGAGTAA